In Panicum virgatum strain AP13 chromosome 5K, P.virgatum_v5, whole genome shotgun sequence, the genomic window TGTTGTCGATTGTTGTTCTACCACAGACTCTAATTGGCTAAAGTAAAATTTGTCAATTGCTGTTCTACCAGACTCTAATTGGCTAAAGCAAAATTTCATATACGAAACAGAGGCCCCAATTTAGACCTACACGGCAGTTTCTTATGATCATATCCGAAGTAGTTACAAAAGTTTAAAATAGTAGTTTCTAAATGCAGTCTGATTATTTTCCATTTTGGTGCAGGTTTTCAGCATATTTTCATTTGATATGGACTATTGGAATATAACCGACCAAATGGAATATGGTGAAGTTGGTGCACTTTATCCTTCTCATCGCAGATGATAAAGTACATAAGTTTCCCCCTCTCATCTTTTCATTACTTTGGAAGCAGTTAcaaattattattttgttatatGCTATTTAATTTAGTGTAGAACAGAGTCAACTTTGAACAATTTTAAACTATTTATGAATCTTTTTTTAAAGAATGATGCCAGTAATCAAAGCAATGCTACGTAGAAACCAACAACCAACAATTTCTGTAAACTATGAGTTTTGTTTTCTTATTGTCACATCTTATTCTCACTTGGTATGTGCAGCTTAAGTTGCAACGTGACTTATCATATCGACAACACTGGTTGTGGTTTATGACATGAAGTAAGCAAGAGCATCACTTATTGTAATTGAGAAGATACAAAACTTAGACTACATCCATTTTTATCTCTTCTTCATTATAAAAATGCAATTTCAACCTAGAATACCTTTTTTTGTCGTATTTGCAACAAGGCAAGCTAATTTATGATTGATTCCTCTTTTTACTATAAATTCGGATAGCTATTCTTAGCAGATATCATGTGTAAATATTAATACAACTGCAAGTGATAGAACTCCTAACCAGTAACTCTTATGTTTCGTTGTAATATTGGGTTACATTTGTACTCCTTAATGCTTGTACTACATCTGCTAATTGGATCCTCAATACTTAGGCTGCAACTGTTGCCTGGGCTGTTTTGCACAAACTGAGGCCCGTTACGAGCTTATCTGGTTACAAATCTCAGTGCAGTCATATTTCAGACTACAGAAATTATTAGGCATTCATTTGCtccttttagtttttttttgtcattgATTCGCTTCTCCCAGATTTATCTTACATATTTAAGGAGCTGCTAATAATGGATGATTATTTACTATCCATGATTTTCCATAAATTGTTTCACGTCTCATGTGTAGAGATATGACTTTATAAAGCTAATAATACTATCATTATATTACTAAAATAACTGCAAAGGCCCTACCCAACAAATGGCATTCAGGAAGAAAATGGCCCATCTTCTACATATTTACTTATAGAGGAGGTTATTAGCCACCTTGATTTCACCAACAACAATATGGACTATTATACTTTGGTTGTCTGTACCAAGCCTGCGAGGATCTTTTAGTTTAGGAGCCAAAAACTCCTTTATACTGCAATTGCTAATGCCCTATGCTTTATATTGTGCTTTAATGGTTTATAAGGCTTGGAATGCTTGCAAGCAACTTTTCGATTCAAATGCTGCCAGAAAATTTCTTCGCAGCATAGTATACTTCTTAATTTTAGATCAAGGAGCAATGTGCTTCCACTATTTGATGCCAGAAAACAGAAGCAGAATCATGTCACATCCTATAATATTAACAGAATTAACTCTACCACAGTGCTAATTCTGAACTCCTGTCTTGTGATTGTGATCCATACAAGCACGTTATTTTTAAACAGCTCCTGAGTATAATCAAACTATCTTAGTTTGTATCTTATAATTAGTCTGGAAGAGGGATATGAAGTTTTGGATGCAGGGTAGGAGTAGGCTGAATGGAATATCTCAAGGAATTGCAGCACACACTGGTTTATTCTTATGATCCCTGCACCTATGCAAAGCTTGGCACTTGTAGATGTGAAGATTGTGCTTTGCTATTATAGGTTTATTCGATCACATGTCACGGTGTTTGATGGATACTTAATTATCCATCCATGCATATTTATTAAGATTGTGCTGGTGTCTAGTTTGTGTAATTCAGCAGTTTTCAAATTTAGTCATATTTAGATCAAATTGGTAATGGTACTTGAGAAGAAAAATATAGCTATATGATTCTCTGTATTCCTGCCAAAAGATGCCAGCCCATCACTTTGTAGTTTTTTTATACAATGGCTTGTACCAATTAGTTCATAGTTAACTCAGATGTAACTTGTAAGTAGCACAAGGGGCACCCAATGCATAAAATCTGCTGCTATAAATCCTGCACAATGTTAGACTTCCAGTATTGAGTTTACTGGACTCGAGTAGTGCTGAGTTGCAATTAGAAGATTAGAATTTTGTTCATGACAAATTCTTAATCTTGTTCATTATTTCCTAAGACATGTTAACTATGAACTATGCAGGTTGCAGTGACAATGGAGCTAATATTGTGCAGAGAAGGAATAAAAAGGCTACTTTTGTTGTTGTGATCTTGAGGACATGTTGTAGTTGCACCAATAATTTTTTGTATCGATTCATGTATATCTGCAATTTGATTGAGACAATGCATGTGTCTAACAGAGGCAAACCATGGTAATCCAAGCTCTTTTTTCAAATAGCGCTTTCGAACAAACTGATTAATGTTTCAACCTGGTCACCTGGGTGAACAAACTGGTTTCAACCTGCCGTGGGAGTTTGGGAGAGGATCATCCCAATCTGCTTTTAATTCGAGTGCTCCTACAGTCCTACTCGGGCCTGGGCGGCGCCTAGTTTATACTCCATGTAGGCATGTAGCTGCCTCTGTTACCCAGGAGGTAAGCACGCTGCACGCCACTGACATCCAGGAAGCCCAGTGACCGCCATGTAATCCTTTCTCCAGTTCACGCTGGAGACAATGAGAACCTCCGAAAAGAACTCTGGCTCTGACTTCTCCGGAGGAGTTGGAaccgttttgaaaaatatttggcaaaacagcttcacttatTGGAGCTTCACCTATTGGATTGATGTAGTAAAGTGGCTAAATTACCcttttgtatttttattttttcttgtttttccttcttatttttccctctccttttctttttcttgttttctttttttttcctcctctcctccttatCCATTCGGACCattcccctcctctcctctcctccagcttcctctcctcctcatctccttctccacgatgccggaCACCTCGAACCCCGCCTCGACCGCGACCTCCCTCCGCCACCGGCCTTCTCCACATCGTCGGCCGCCTCGCCCCCCTGcctcccgccaccgccgtcctccTTCCTTCTGGGCCAGGCGAAGCGGACCTTCTTGTGGTGGTGCAGCACGCCACCGTGACATTTGTTGCTCTGCCAGTCCCGCCCGCCTCCGCGCGTGCCGTTCCTCGCTCCCTCTGTCTGCTTCCCTCGCGAAGACAAGTGTGCCCATAGACAGGAGGAGCCGCATGGAGCCACCTTTTCCGGCTCCACCTCGCGTGTGGAAGCCGCGAGGGGCTCCAGATGCGACTCCAGACGTGGAGCTGTTGCGATTTCTACCGTTTGGCAGGTCAGCCGGAGCCCTACCAAACAAACCCTAAGCGGCAACTCAACTAACTTTATCCACGCCCTGACGATGACCATGGAGAACCATGATTCTCGACTAATTAATCATTTATTAAGGTGGAAAGCATGCAAGGTTTTTACATGTTTGTGATTACAAAGAAACAAGAAAATAATAAACATAGCACTTAACATCAGTAGACTATAGGGACTTGGGGGGTTCCACAAGCTACACGCACGCCTCAAAgcaaactactccctccgtcccaaatcattcttgtcggtacctctggattagggtaccccctcttgctgtgtcaagactcgtagttatccgtaactacgcccaaaggagctgagcaaccggacccctggggtctgactccatctcaccggaccaacggtctcgGACCCGCACCCCGCTCGGGACCGGGTCCGGTATCACCACTTGTCCCGGAGAAGGAAGCACTCAGAAAAAACAgccggggccccggacctcccacggggtcccagacccccatatactaaccggacccctcggcagggagggaacagacaccccgcctggggggtccgaggccgccacgtgtccgcagacgcagatacgcgcgcggctgccaagcttcctcaggaagacttggccacctaccgcattcaatgcgggaggcgttaagagcgctctgccacagcagagcccaaggagactttcgccaggctgtactgttgaccgCACGTTACCAAGGTACACTGTACAGCCACTGGCGCCACTCACGCCACGCACGCCAGTTTGCTACACCAGgtagacacgacaactcggcgacggagtatcataacgcctacacggagacccaacagtctacgccgcaacctacactgcctcaacgggcgcctcgccgatgagacaggagaagaccccccctcggccagagagtctacaggacgatgaagtgtatccggcaagagatcctccatcactgtagcaccactactgtctagtaaaatatacatccttgtttggcccacctgtcggggtccgacgcctgtgtacgcgtcctccttgctctataaaagggagacaccCGTTAGAGGAAGGCTCAAGTCAAGAAAGAGACTtgggggcagaggatagactcattcattcctagtgcaatacaccacacagtggatgtagggtattacgctccggcggcctgaaccactctaaatctgtgtgttcttgcgttcttgccccggaagttagatcggcctaatagcttagcacttccccgagtactcccacTCGGGGAATAGGCgagtgcgttccgccacccggctgtgggtacccccaaaagcccacgacaattctagaatttaaaatttatatatctcAAAAAATTATCTTTCTTACCCTATTTAAAAAATGCTCGTGCTgtgggtaccggccgaaaccggaaccggtccggaccggtttgaccggtcaaaccggaccggttcccaccggtaaggttAACCCTGGTAGGGCCGTAGGGGAAGGTTTACTCTTTGCTGAGCTTGGCCGTCGAATCCAACTGTTTTCATTTGATTACATTTGCACTCTAGCTCCTGGAATGCTGAATGCTGAAGACACCTGCAGCAACCACCCATCAGATGAAGGTGTACTCAACGATCTAGGAGTTCAGCCATGCTTTTTGTTGCTAGAAATATAAACTGAGTATGATCTTTGGAAATTTCTGAGTTTTGCAGGATTTGGTGTAGTTGTGCTAACCAAATTGTTACACATAGAGGTTTTCCCTTGTCTTTCTCCAGAGAGTCGCTGAAGTTACCACAGGCACTGGAAGTGAGAAATTGTTTGTACTGTGTTCTGGATTTAATGTTCTGACAAAAAGCAGGTTTATTCCGGTGAATGCAGATACATCAAAATGGAAACCAATGCCTTTACCATTGCTTGGGGGAAATTTTATCATCAGGGTCCAATAAACCTGAGTCCTCTGAAATATCATCAGAAGCATTTTCTGGAGACCCTTGATGATCAACACATTCAAGTGATACTCTTGCCTCTGTAACAAGCTTTCTAGCTTCTATAAGTGATGCTTGAGCAAAAGGGCTCATTGCTGCAGCAGTTTCCAGGGCATCAGCAGCCTTTTCTGCTTCTGCAATCAGTGATCTTGCAGTAAAGAATTTAAGCAGCAGTTATTTATcaggaaaagagagaaaattaaACAGACAAGAATGAAATGGCATATGACAAGAATGTTCATGCCAATAAAAATAGTAATCAAACTTCTATTGCCGATGCATGTGGAATGAGAAATAAAATTTGCATATGGCATCAAAGCCATTTCTGAAAGAAAATACATGAAAAAGTATTTCTGGGCTCAGGAGTTTTTGGTGCTTGTCTGTTACCTCTTGGCCTTGGCATTGATCTCCTTTTTTGGAGATACCCCAACCACTCTTGCTGCATTTGGTCAGTCAAGATTTTATATGAATTCCATTGGAGGCTAACCTCACCAGCAAAGCCTTTTCTAGCTGCATCAGCTACCATGTCCCTCCACTCCACAAAGCAGCCATCCTGCACCATTAATCTCTGCATACGCAAACTCCAGCCTCGCTTCACCCCCAAGCATATGAACAGATTCAATAATGCAGATTCAGATTGTAATGACAATACATTTTCTGAAACAAAGCTGTGAAATCATTCATCTCAGCACTAGTAGTTCAGATACATTTTCTGAAACTCACACACACTGAACCCACAAGAATGCAGTTCAGATACAGTTACAGTTATGCATCAATGGCTTCAGTATGCATCAACAGAGATCACTTGAACACCTGCAAAATTCAGAAACAACACCATAGCAGGAAAAAAGAAATACCTGCAAACCTTCATTTTCcagtacaacaacaacaacaacaacaacaacaacaataacaaagccttttgtcccaagcgagttggggtaggctaaacCTTCATTTTCCAGTAATTGTTTAAAATCAGCTAAATAGTCTGGGAAGCTGAATACATCATCGAGCTGAATACATATGACTCTAGTGCGATAGATAACTATAGTGTATTTGAATAGTAGAGTTGGCTAGTACATTACAGCACAAATAATTCAGATAGCATGCTGATAGCATTTTTTGATGCTCAAGCACTAGTATGACACCTGCACCTTGACTCAAGCACTAGTATGACACCTGCACCTTGACTCAAGCACTAGTAGCATCACCTACACTAGCAGTGTCACCTACACTAGCACTCGCTGCCTTAGCGAACTGAGCTCTCTTGGCCATCAGGTAAGCTTTTTGATGCTCGTCCATGTTGCTCATGTCACAGAACATGATCTTCTGCTCTTGCTCCCATTGTAGACGCCGCTCCTCGATGTCTAGCTTGCGTTGTTCGATCATCACATCCTTTTCCCACCTTTTCTTCTTCAACTTCACTTCCTCGGCCTTCATTGCCATCAGGTTCCCCATCATATTCTTGTACTTGTCACCTCCTTCGTTTCTTTTCAGCTTCTCCTTGGACTGCTTTTGCCCCGGAGGTCGGCCTTTCTTCGCAGGAGATTGGGCTCCGTCACCTTGTTGAGTTCCTACCGAGAAGTTGATCTCTTTTGACTTACTTGGCCTCTTGTCAGCTTTTGCGAACTTTTCTGTATGTCTCACCTCGAGCCAGCAATGGAAGAATGTGAAGCTTTTTTTCCTGGGAAGCTTTGACATATCTTACTTGTGCTTCCAAGATCTGAAACAAAGATCAAGGGATGGTTAGTTATATGTACCAATAACAAAGAACTAAATGAAAGAACAAATGTACGAGTAACTACATGTTCTTGATAAGGCACGCCGCTTGGGTGACGCCGCTCAACTTCCTCATAGTACGATTGGAATCTCATGCACTCCTTTATTATGACCCCGCAGCGATGCTCGAGAGAATTAGCAGTCCGATCGGAGTGGAAGCTCCTGAAGTTGTGGAAATGTGCGGTGATCCTCTCCCAGTACGTTTCGCTTGACTGGTCAGTCCCAACGATAGCGTCATTGCTGATACTGATCCAAGACTTGCAAAGCTGGATATCTTCTTCTTGACTGTAGTTGCTGCCCCGCTTGGATGCTCCTTTCCCACCACTACTTGGAGTGGCATCTGGCTGCATCGAAA contains:
- the LOC120710333 gene encoding uncharacterized protein LOC120710333 — translated: MEYDAAGTSEPIFDSTLDCSADDPRGSNSHYYTDLMTQDVDGDLELSMQPDATPSSGGKGASKRGSNYSQEEDIQLCKSWISISNDAIVGTDQSSETYWERITAHFHNFRSFHSDRTANSLEHRCGVIIKECMRFQSYYEEVERRHPSGVPYQEHVVTRTFVLSFSSLLLVHITNHPLIFVSDLGSTSKICQSFPGKKASHSSIAGSR
- the LOC120710332 gene encoding uncharacterized protein LOC120710332, whose product is MGNLMAMKAEEVKLKKKRWEKDVMIEQRKLDIEERRLQWEQEQKIMFCDMSNMDEHQKAYLMAKRAQFAKAASASVGDTASVFNFVSENVLSLQSESALLNLFICLGVKRGWSLRMQRLMVQDGCFVEWRDMVADAARKGFAGEVSLQWNSYKILTDQMQQEWLGYLQKRRSMPRPRGNRQAPKTPELLLKFFTARSLIAEAEKAADALETAAAMSPFAQASLIEARKLVTEARVSLECVDHQGSPENASDDISEDSGLLDPDDKISPKQW